From Dechloromonas sp. A34:
TTATTCCCGTCAACGTGTGGTTGACGGAACCGGATTACATGCCGGAAAAATAAACTTCGCTTGTTCTGAGCGGGGTTAATCATGGAAAGCGTTCAGATGATGGCCGGCGGCCATGTGGGGCACGTTCGCGCTGTTTTTTCGCGGCGTCGGCAGGGTTTCGCGGTGCCAGTCGATTTGCTGCGGGTGCATTTGCGGGGATGCAATCGGCTTTCGGCCGAGCGCCATAACGCGGCGGTGTATGAGCGACTAGCCGGGGATTTTGCCGGCTATCTGGTGACAGAAAGCGATTGCGATTCGATCAGCGATGCCGAAACGTTTGAGGCCATTGACTTAGTTTTGGCCGATGGCAAGGCGACAACGGAAGAAACGGCGCAGCAAAGGGCGCGGGCGGCGTTGGGTATTGATGATTTGCCGGTGTGGCGTGATAGGGAGTCGGGGCGCGTGGTGTGCCTGGGTTCAATAAATTACGTTCGCGGGTTGCGGGATGGGTTCGATTCTTTCGAGCGCGATTGCCTGGACGCGCCGCACCATTTGCCGGCGGGTAGCGTGACGCGCCATGTAGCAAACGGCGAGGCGATGGCATCGGATCGGCGTTTTTTTCGGGATGGGTGGTTCAAATGAGCGCCCTTTCCGATCAACAGAAAAAGTTCTCTCTGATGCTGGCCGCCTTGATTGTTGAGGCCGATCGCCAGGGGTTCGGGGTGACGATGGGCGAGGCTTACCGTTCGCCGGAAGAGGCGCGGCGCCTGGCGTTGGCGGGCCGGGGAATTGTCGAGTCGTTGCATTGCAAGCGCCTGGCCGTGGATTTGTGCATGTGGCGAGGTCAGCGCCTGCTGACGCTGACGGAAGAATATGAACCGCTCGGCGTGTGGTGGGAAAGCCAGGGCGGCGCCTGGGGTGGGCGCTTCAAGCGAGCCGATGGAAATCATTTTTCGCTCGCCTTTGGGGGGTTCCAATGAGCGCGGCGGCGGTGGTCCATCTGGAAGAGGCGCGGCGCATCCTGGGCGGTGAGCGAGATCCGTTGCGGCCGGTGTGGGATCAACAGGCAACCGACAAAGAGCGGCGCCTGTTGCTGGCGATGGCCGGCGCCACGATGGCCGAGGCGCAAGCCTGGTCGGGCCGGGCGTGGTGCGATTTGCGGCCGGAAGTGCGTAGCAATATTGCCGGCGGTTTGCGCCGGTTTAAGGCCTGGGCTGAGCGGGTGACGAGTGGATAATTCGGCGCCTGGGGTGTTGCGGCGGGTTGAGCCTTGGTGCATTCCATACGCTGACGGAACGCGCTTGATTGATGCCCGCTTGCGCGGCGTCGAGGCCAGGCAGCAAGAAGAGGCCCGCAAATGGATGAAAGCCAGGCTCGCCGGGATGCCGGCGATTTGGGCAAAACAGATTGCTGCCGAGCATGGCCGGCGGGGCGGGCTGGATAGCGGGCCGGCGAATGCCTGGCTACTCGATATGACCGGCAAGGCGGCCGGGCGCTTGCCGTTGGCGGCCAATGATTACGACATCCGCGAGGCGGCCGAAGAGGCGGCGCGGGTGGCGGTTCTGTTCGCCAAAGAGGAAATTCACGGCGGCGCCGGAAATGCGGCGGTGCGGGTGGTTCTCGAGGATCATTGCCGATCATGGGGGATTGAGCCGGCCGGGCAAGAAGGCATTCCGGGAATGTTGCGCATGATGGATTCGCGCTGGTATTTGCGCCGGATGCGGAGGGCGCATAACCGGCGGGCCGAGGGCGCGGCGATTGTTGGCGGCGTGGTGCGGCGGGGTCTGTGGCCGTATGCCTCGCAGGATGCGGTGCAGCGGCGCCAGGATCAACGCAAGCGCAACGCGGCGGCCATGGATAGGGCCGAGGCGGTGGCGGCCGATGGCGAGCGCGTGGCGATGGCTGACGTTGTGGCCGGAAGCCTGGCGAACCCGGAAAACAAGCGGGCTGAACTGATGGTCAGAATTCGCGGCTGCGATGGTTACGCATCGTTGCAGGGGTGGGCGTGCGAGTTTTGGACGCTGACCACGCCAAGCCGGTTTCACGCGCAACGGATAACCGGCGCCTGTGCCGAGGCAAACCCGAATTACCGGGGCGCCACGCCACGCGAGGCGCAGCAATGGCTTTGCCGAATTTGGGCGCGGGCGCGGGCGGCCTGGAAGCGGCGCGGCCTGGTCGTGGCCGGCTTGCGAACGGCGGAACCGCATCACGATGGATGCCCGCATTGGCATTTGATTGTCTATGGGGTGGCCGAGGATGTGCGTCTAGCCCGCCAGTTGTTGCGGGTCTATGCAATGCGCGATTGCGGCGGCGAGCCGGGCGCCTGGGGTCATCGGTTTAATTTCAAGATAGCCGAGGAAGGCACGGGCGCGGCGGCCTATGCGGCGGCCTATGTCTCGAAAAACATTGACGGCGGCGGCATGGATGGCGAGCGCGATAGTGAAACCGGGCGCAAGGTTTCGGATGCGGTAAAGCGGGTTGATGCCTGGGCTTCGCATTGGGGCATTCGGCAATTTCAGTTCTTTGGAATGCCGGCCGTTGGGATTTGGCGCTGTTTGCGCCGGGTCGAAATGAACACGATGCCGCCAGGCTCAGATATATATCAAGCGTGGATGGCCGCCGATGATTCGGACTGGTGCAATTTTTGGATACACGCGGCGCGGGGCGGCCTGGCGCTGATTAAGGCCGGAATCGGCCGGCTGACCGAGTATGGCGACGAAGCGGCGGCAACGATTGCCGGGGTTGCCGAGGGCGCCCGGCGCCTGATGCTCAAAGCCCGTGATTGGGTTATTCATTGGGGCGGGATCGGCAAAAAAACGGACGGGGTTGCTTTTGATCTTCCTCGGTCCTGTGTCTCTAACTGTACGCGGGGCGATCTGGAAAAGCGGGCAGACCTAGACCAAGAGGAAAAGAGGCGGCGCGGTTTCGCGCTGGCTGAGCGTGAATTCGCCGGCATGGCGGCGGCAATTTTCGAGGATGCGCGGGCCGTGGCATAGCGGCGATAAATAAAACTTGCAACGTCGATAAATTTTATTTATGGTGCGGCCAGGTTGATAGCGTGTTGCTATCGGCTAACCATTTTCCAAAGGGGAAAAGCTATGCGTAAATCTCTCCGCGCTCTGGCCGCCATCGTTGCCGCTGCCAATCCGGGTGTTCTGTCCTTCCATCTGGCCGCCATTACTGGCGACAAGTCGCTCAAGTTCAACGGCCGCGTGGTCGTCGATGGAACTACCTACGAGGTCGCTGCCGACAATGGCAAGATCAAGAAGTATTCCGATGCTGACGGCTTCACGAAAGACCTTGCCGCCTACTTCGCCACGCCTTCGGGCACCTACGAAATCAGCGTTGAAACCGGCCTGATTCTGGTGTCTCCGCTGCCGGCTGACCTAAAGAAAAACGCCGCTGCCAAGGTTGTTTCCCTGGGTGCCAAGAAAACCGCGCAGCAAGCCATTGTTACCGGCCTGGATGCCGATTTGGCTTTGATGGCCGGTTGGGATGTCGGCAACGCGTTGCAGGTCGCCCGCTTCAACGAGGTGACGGCGCAGAAGGTGTCTGTTGTCGCTGACATCGCCGCAATTGACGCGCTGATCGTCACTTACACCGCCATTGCCAATAGCTAAAGCGGTGGAACCCGATCTGCTATTGCAGGTCGGGCTTTCTGTGTTGGCAGCGGGTGCCGTCTATGGCGGCATTCGCCAGGATTTGAAATACCTGCACGAAAAGACCGACGCGGCGCGAAAGAGCGCCAGGCGGGCGCATAGGCGATTAGATGCGCTGATTACCAAAGGCCGGGCGGGCGAGCGGGCCGGCGATCTAGGGGAGTGAAAAGTGGGAATCACCAAAGACAACAAGGTATTGCAGCGTTTGCGCGAACCTTCAACGATGGCCGGGTTGGGCGCTCTGGCGCTTCTGTTCGGTCTGCCGCCGGATACCATCAACGTTGTTTTGCAGGCGGTGGGGGCGATCCTGGGAGTCCTGGCTGTGGTTTTGCCGGAAAAGGGCGGTAACTGATGTTCGCCACTTACGCATTCAACGGAAATGCGTCCATGGTTCAGGTGGTGGCCGATGTTGTGGCGTTGATCTGTGGCGGTTCGGTGGCTTCGCTGTCGGCTTCGTGCAACAAGGCGCTAACAACGGTGGCCGGTGCGGCAACGCCATATTCCGCGCCATCGGCGCAGAGTTTTGGCGTTGTGCAAGCAACGTGCATGGATGGCGTCAGCAAGAAAATATTCCGCTTGGTGGCAACGTCAAACGTTGCGACGTTGCAGGCTTACGATACTTGGAACGGCGCAACCAATACCGGGACCAATGCGACAACGGCGCGCAATTGCATGTATTTGGATGCGAATCCGGGGACGCTTTGGATTGTGGCAACGGATGAAATTTTGGCCATTGGCATGGCAAATACCTATTGCGGAATAGGGTTTGAAATCAAGCGGGAAGCGCCTTTCATGGTCGGAACGTCGCGGCCGTGTTGGGGCGTGGTGACAAATTCAGCCTATGCGCCGGAAATGCCGAGGGCCAAAAGTATGACGGCGGCCGGCGATCAGGTAATTGTTCCGGTCTATCTGACCAGCCCGCTTAATGGTCTGACGTTCGGATTCCCAAGGGGGGCCGACGATTTGAATTACAACCAAATGCTGCCGTGTTTCGCAATGCTGCAATACGGTGGCTATATCTACGCGGGCGCGATCCGTGGGGCGATGTGCGGGGCAGAGGCAATAGGCGCGGTTGGCGACAATTACACGGATGACATCGGCAGAAATTACCTGCTAATTAAGACCGGGGCGCCAACGCCATCGCATAAAACTATTGCGGTGTTGCGCGGATGACTGAGCGAACGGGGCGCCTTGTCGGTGGCGATCTGTTCATGGTGCCGGGTGGTTTTGTTGATGCCGCCCAAAATTTCGCCGGGCATATCGAGGCGATAGTTCTGGAAATGGTGCCGGGCGGCTATGCGCGAACGTCGCAGAGTTTTTCGGGTGTCGGGGTGGTGCAGGCCGGGGCAGGGGAGGCGCCAGGCGGCGGCGGTAGCGTCGATTTGCCGGCGGCTTGGCAGTCGGTGGAATTGCCGGCCGGCTATATCTGCCCTCTGCTCGGCCAGGTCGCTTTGGCGCGAGGCGAGGCGGTGGCCTATGACGCGGCCAGCAAGCGGCTGACCATCGGCGGCCGGGTGTTGATCGGCACGGCCGGCAAGGTGTTTGCCTTCGCCAGCAAGCCGGCGGCCGATATGTGGGAGTCGATCAATCGGGCGCGGGTGGCGCGGGAATTGGAATTGCTGGCCGGGCTGACGGCGGGCGCGGTGGTCGCCTTCAAGGCCGGCAAGGTGGAAGGGATGCAGGCGAGGGCGGCGAGGATAACCGCCAATGCGGCAAAAACGGCCGATCCGCAAAAGCGGGCGGCGCTTACGGCCGAGGCCGGATTTTATGCAACGAAGTGGAGCTAAAAAATGTACGGTGTTTATTCGTGGAACGCGGGCGCGGTGGCCGCACAGGTGCAGGCCGATCTAGTGGCGTTGATTGCCGGCGCGGCCGTGGGCGATCTGTCGGCAAGCTGCAATAAGGCGGCGAGTTCGCG
This genomic window contains:
- a CDS encoding M15 family metallopeptidase; protein product: MSALSDQQKKFSLMLAALIVEADRQGFGVTMGEAYRSPEEARRLALAGRGIVESLHCKRLAVDLCMWRGQRLLTLTEEYEPLGVWWESQGGAWGGRFKRADGNHFSLAFGGFQ
- a CDS encoding replication endonuclease, with translation MIDARLRGVEARQQEEARKWMKARLAGMPAIWAKQIAAEHGRRGGLDSGPANAWLLDMTGKAAGRLPLAANDYDIREAAEEAARVAVLFAKEEIHGGAGNAAVRVVLEDHCRSWGIEPAGQEGIPGMLRMMDSRWYLRRMRRAHNRRAEGAAIVGGVVRRGLWPYASQDAVQRRQDQRKRNAAAMDRAEAVAADGERVAMADVVAGSLANPENKRAELMVRIRGCDGYASLQGWACEFWTLTTPSRFHAQRITGACAEANPNYRGATPREAQQWLCRIWARARAAWKRRGLVVAGLRTAEPHHDGCPHWHLIVYGVAEDVRLARQLLRVYAMRDCGGEPGAWGHRFNFKIAEEGTGAAAYAAAYVSKNIDGGGMDGERDSETGRKVSDAVKRVDAWASHWGIRQFQFFGMPAVGIWRCLRRVEMNTMPPGSDIYQAWMAADDSDWCNFWIHAARGGLALIKAGIGRLTEYGDEAAATIAGVAEGARRLMLKARDWVIHWGGIGKKTDGVAFDLPRSCVSNCTRGDLEKRADLDQEEKRRRGFALAEREFAGMAAAIFEDARAVA